Proteins found in one Channa argus isolate prfri chromosome 7, Channa argus male v1.0, whole genome shotgun sequence genomic segment:
- the casp2 gene encoding caspase-2 isoform X4, with protein sequence MLECGMLERERKALRKRSAVLCKQLVVDEMLIQSLQADDILTESMAESIMAEQTSQKRSWRLLLLLPKRGPRAFSSFCAALRDTEQQHLCDLLAQSPEKDGSEGNIENLQRFVDSPLPLPTQEAISAKRARTHESMEFSLDADSPINTPVLPCTPEFYLSHCQQSYKMSSSPRGFALVISNVTFDPCSAPDLDPRKGGEVDDEVLRKVLTELDYLVTVHRDLTAQGMKTCIESFSRQPDHRTMDSSVVCLLSHGVEGAVYGTDGQLLQLDWVFEAFDNAHCPLLQNKPKMFFIQACRGEEMDCGVEQIDGPARTSSPSCEQHDAGREGPGDGESRHRTDMGRPRIKLPQRSDMICGFASLKGQRICTAAMRNTKRGSWFIQDLNAALRLHARDTHVADLLVQVNRHIKEREGYAPGTAHHRCKEMSEFTSSLCKDLYLFPKYQPQY encoded by the exons ATGTTGGAATGTGGCATGCTGGAGCGGGAAAGGAAGGCTCTTCGGAAACGTTCTGCTGTCCTCTGCAAACAGCTGGTGGTGGATGAGATGCTCATCCAGTCCCTGCAGGCAGACGACATCCTAACCGAGAGCATGGCTGAGAGCATCATG GCTGAGCAAACTTCACAAAAACGAAGCTGGCGTTTGTTACTACTTCTACCAAAGCGAGGCCCCAGAGCCTTTAGCAGCTTCTGTGCAGCTCTGCGAGACACTGAGCAGCAGCATCTCTGTGACCTGCTTGCACAGTCACCAGAAAAAGATGGCAGTGAAGGAAATATTGAG AATTTGCAGAGGTTTGTGGATTCTCCCCTCCCACTTCCCACACAGGAAGCTATTTCAGCCAAGAGAGCACGCACACATG AGTCCATGGAGTTTAGCCTGGATGCAGATAGTCCCATCAACACACCTGTGCTCCCATGCACTCCAGAATTTTACCTCTCACACTGCCAGCAG TCTTACAAAATGAGCTCGTCCCCTCGTGGCTTTGCCTTGGTGATCAGtaatgtgacctttgacccttgtTCTGCTCCTGACCTTGACCCCAGGAAGGGAGGTGAAGTTGATGATGAGGTCCTCAGGAAGGTTCTCACAGAACTGGACTACTTGGTTACTGTGCACAGAGACCTCACTGCTCAG GGCATGAAGACATGTATTGAGAGCTTTAGCAGACAGCCAGACCACCGGACCATGGACAGCTCTGTGGTCTGTCTGCTCTCACACGGAGTGGAAGGAGCTGTGTATGGCACAGATGGACAACTTCTGCAG CTGGACTGGGTGTTTGAAGCCTTTGACAATGCACACTGTCCACTTCTGCAAAACaagccaaaaatgtttttcatccagGCCTGCAGAGGAG AGGAGATGGACTGTGGAGTAGAACAGATAGATGGACCAGCAAGGACCTCATCACCGAGCTGTGAACAGCACGATGCTGGGAGGGAGGGACCAGGAGATGGAGAATCGAGACATAGAACGGACATGGGAAGGCCTAGGATTAAACTTCCTCAGCGTTCTGACATGATCTGTGGCTTTGCATCTCTCAAAGGTCAGAGAATTT GCACGGCAGCCATGCGAAATACAAAGAGAGGATCCTGGTTCATCCAGGATCTTAACGCAGCGCTCCGGCTTCATGCCAGGGACACACATGTTGCAGACCTCCTGGTGCAG GTCAACAGGCATATCAAGGAGCGAGAGGGTTACGCTCCAGGGACTGCCCACCATCGTTGCAAAGAGATGTCAGAGTTCACCAGCTCATTGTGCAAAGACCTCTACCTGTTCCCAAAGTACCAGCCCCAGTATTGA
- the casp2 gene encoding caspase-2 isoform X3, which produces MLECGMLERERKALRKRSAVLCKQLVVDEMLIQSLQADDILTESMAESIMAEQTSQKRSWRLLLLLPKRGPRAFSSFCAALRDTEQQHLCDLLAQSPEKDGSEGNIEKIQHEEEPERKAGGLVMETTAKKRENLQRFVDSPLPLPTQEAISAKRARTHESMEFSLDADSPINTPVLPCTPEFYLSHCQQSYKMSSSPRGFALVISNVTFDPCSAPDLDPRKGGEVDDEVLRKVLTELDYLVTVHRDLTAQGMKTCIESFSRQPDHRTMDSSVVCLLSHGVEGAVYGTDGQLLQLDWVFEAFDNAHCPLLQNKPKMFFIQACRGEEMDCGVEQIDGPARTSSPSCEQHDAGREGPGDGESRHRTDMGRPRIKLPQRSDMICGFASLKGTAAMRNTKRGSWFIQDLNAALRLHARDTHVADLLVQVNRHIKEREGYAPGTAHHRCKEMSEFTSSLCKDLYLFPKYQPQY; this is translated from the exons ATGTTGGAATGTGGCATGCTGGAGCGGGAAAGGAAGGCTCTTCGGAAACGTTCTGCTGTCCTCTGCAAACAGCTGGTGGTGGATGAGATGCTCATCCAGTCCCTGCAGGCAGACGACATCCTAACCGAGAGCATGGCTGAGAGCATCATG GCTGAGCAAACTTCACAAAAACGAAGCTGGCGTTTGTTACTACTTCTACCAAAGCGAGGCCCCAGAGCCTTTAGCAGCTTCTGTGCAGCTCTGCGAGACACTGAGCAGCAGCATCTCTGTGACCTGCTTGCACAGTCACCAGAAAAAGATGGCAGTGAAGGAAATATTGAG AAGATTCAGCATGAGGAAGAGCCAGAGAGAAAGGCAGGTGGGTTGGTAATGGAGACAACAGCAAAGAAGCGAGAG AATTTGCAGAGGTTTGTGGATTCTCCCCTCCCACTTCCCACACAGGAAGCTATTTCAGCCAAGAGAGCACGCACACATG AGTCCATGGAGTTTAGCCTGGATGCAGATAGTCCCATCAACACACCTGTGCTCCCATGCACTCCAGAATTTTACCTCTCACACTGCCAGCAG TCTTACAAAATGAGCTCGTCCCCTCGTGGCTTTGCCTTGGTGATCAGtaatgtgacctttgacccttgtTCTGCTCCTGACCTTGACCCCAGGAAGGGAGGTGAAGTTGATGATGAGGTCCTCAGGAAGGTTCTCACAGAACTGGACTACTTGGTTACTGTGCACAGAGACCTCACTGCTCAG GGCATGAAGACATGTATTGAGAGCTTTAGCAGACAGCCAGACCACCGGACCATGGACAGCTCTGTGGTCTGTCTGCTCTCACACGGAGTGGAAGGAGCTGTGTATGGCACAGATGGACAACTTCTGCAG CTGGACTGGGTGTTTGAAGCCTTTGACAATGCACACTGTCCACTTCTGCAAAACaagccaaaaatgtttttcatccagGCCTGCAGAGGAG AGGAGATGGACTGTGGAGTAGAACAGATAGATGGACCAGCAAGGACCTCATCACCGAGCTGTGAACAGCACGATGCTGGGAGGGAGGGACCAGGAGATGGAGAATCGAGACATAGAACGGACATGGGAAGGCCTAGGATTAAACTTCCTCAGCGTTCTGACATGATCTGTGGCTTTGCATCTCTCAAAG GCACGGCAGCCATGCGAAATACAAAGAGAGGATCCTGGTTCATCCAGGATCTTAACGCAGCGCTCCGGCTTCATGCCAGGGACACACATGTTGCAGACCTCCTGGTGCAG GTCAACAGGCATATCAAGGAGCGAGAGGGTTACGCTCCAGGGACTGCCCACCATCGTTGCAAAGAGATGTCAGAGTTCACCAGCTCATTGTGCAAAGACCTCTACCTGTTCCCAAAGTACCAGCCCCAGTATTGA
- the casp2 gene encoding caspase-2 isoform X2: protein MLECGMLERERKALRKRSAVLCKQLVVDEMLIQSLQADDILTESMAESIMAEQTSQKRSWRLLLLLPKRGPRAFSSFCAALRDTEQQHLCDLLAQSPEKDGSEGNIEIQHEEEPERKAGGLVMETTAKKRENLQRFVDSPLPLPTQEAISAKRARTHESMEFSLDADSPINTPVLPCTPEFYLSHCQQSYKMSSSPRGFALVISNVTFDPCSAPDLDPRKGGEVDDEVLRKVLTELDYLVTVHRDLTAQGMKTCIESFSRQPDHRTMDSSVVCLLSHGVEGAVYGTDGQLLQLDWVFEAFDNAHCPLLQNKPKMFFIQACRGEEMDCGVEQIDGPARTSSPSCEQHDAGREGPGDGESRHRTDMGRPRIKLPQRSDMICGFASLKGQRICTAAMRNTKRGSWFIQDLNAALRLHARDTHVADLLVQVNRHIKEREGYAPGTAHHRCKEMSEFTSSLCKDLYLFPKYQPQY from the exons ATGTTGGAATGTGGCATGCTGGAGCGGGAAAGGAAGGCTCTTCGGAAACGTTCTGCTGTCCTCTGCAAACAGCTGGTGGTGGATGAGATGCTCATCCAGTCCCTGCAGGCAGACGACATCCTAACCGAGAGCATGGCTGAGAGCATCATG GCTGAGCAAACTTCACAAAAACGAAGCTGGCGTTTGTTACTACTTCTACCAAAGCGAGGCCCCAGAGCCTTTAGCAGCTTCTGTGCAGCTCTGCGAGACACTGAGCAGCAGCATCTCTGTGACCTGCTTGCACAGTCACCAGAAAAAGATGGCAGTGAAGGAAATATTGAG ATTCAGCATGAGGAAGAGCCAGAGAGAAAGGCAGGTGGGTTGGTAATGGAGACAACAGCAAAGAAGCGAGAG AATTTGCAGAGGTTTGTGGATTCTCCCCTCCCACTTCCCACACAGGAAGCTATTTCAGCCAAGAGAGCACGCACACATG AGTCCATGGAGTTTAGCCTGGATGCAGATAGTCCCATCAACACACCTGTGCTCCCATGCACTCCAGAATTTTACCTCTCACACTGCCAGCAG TCTTACAAAATGAGCTCGTCCCCTCGTGGCTTTGCCTTGGTGATCAGtaatgtgacctttgacccttgtTCTGCTCCTGACCTTGACCCCAGGAAGGGAGGTGAAGTTGATGATGAGGTCCTCAGGAAGGTTCTCACAGAACTGGACTACTTGGTTACTGTGCACAGAGACCTCACTGCTCAG GGCATGAAGACATGTATTGAGAGCTTTAGCAGACAGCCAGACCACCGGACCATGGACAGCTCTGTGGTCTGTCTGCTCTCACACGGAGTGGAAGGAGCTGTGTATGGCACAGATGGACAACTTCTGCAG CTGGACTGGGTGTTTGAAGCCTTTGACAATGCACACTGTCCACTTCTGCAAAACaagccaaaaatgtttttcatccagGCCTGCAGAGGAG AGGAGATGGACTGTGGAGTAGAACAGATAGATGGACCAGCAAGGACCTCATCACCGAGCTGTGAACAGCACGATGCTGGGAGGGAGGGACCAGGAGATGGAGAATCGAGACATAGAACGGACATGGGAAGGCCTAGGATTAAACTTCCTCAGCGTTCTGACATGATCTGTGGCTTTGCATCTCTCAAAGGTCAGAGAATTT GCACGGCAGCCATGCGAAATACAAAGAGAGGATCCTGGTTCATCCAGGATCTTAACGCAGCGCTCCGGCTTCATGCCAGGGACACACATGTTGCAGACCTCCTGGTGCAG GTCAACAGGCATATCAAGGAGCGAGAGGGTTACGCTCCAGGGACTGCCCACCATCGTTGCAAAGAGATGTCAGAGTTCACCAGCTCATTGTGCAAAGACCTCTACCTGTTCCCAAAGTACCAGCCCCAGTATTGA
- the casp2 gene encoding caspase-2 isoform X1, producing the protein MLECGMLERERKALRKRSAVLCKQLVVDEMLIQSLQADDILTESMAESIMAEQTSQKRSWRLLLLLPKRGPRAFSSFCAALRDTEQQHLCDLLAQSPEKDGSEGNIEKIQHEEEPERKAGGLVMETTAKKRENLQRFVDSPLPLPTQEAISAKRARTHESMEFSLDADSPINTPVLPCTPEFYLSHCQQSYKMSSSPRGFALVISNVTFDPCSAPDLDPRKGGEVDDEVLRKVLTELDYLVTVHRDLTAQGMKTCIESFSRQPDHRTMDSSVVCLLSHGVEGAVYGTDGQLLQLDWVFEAFDNAHCPLLQNKPKMFFIQACRGEEMDCGVEQIDGPARTSSPSCEQHDAGREGPGDGESRHRTDMGRPRIKLPQRSDMICGFASLKGQRICTAAMRNTKRGSWFIQDLNAALRLHARDTHVADLLVQVNRHIKEREGYAPGTAHHRCKEMSEFTSSLCKDLYLFPKYQPQY; encoded by the exons ATGTTGGAATGTGGCATGCTGGAGCGGGAAAGGAAGGCTCTTCGGAAACGTTCTGCTGTCCTCTGCAAACAGCTGGTGGTGGATGAGATGCTCATCCAGTCCCTGCAGGCAGACGACATCCTAACCGAGAGCATGGCTGAGAGCATCATG GCTGAGCAAACTTCACAAAAACGAAGCTGGCGTTTGTTACTACTTCTACCAAAGCGAGGCCCCAGAGCCTTTAGCAGCTTCTGTGCAGCTCTGCGAGACACTGAGCAGCAGCATCTCTGTGACCTGCTTGCACAGTCACCAGAAAAAGATGGCAGTGAAGGAAATATTGAG AAGATTCAGCATGAGGAAGAGCCAGAGAGAAAGGCAGGTGGGTTGGTAATGGAGACAACAGCAAAGAAGCGAGAG AATTTGCAGAGGTTTGTGGATTCTCCCCTCCCACTTCCCACACAGGAAGCTATTTCAGCCAAGAGAGCACGCACACATG AGTCCATGGAGTTTAGCCTGGATGCAGATAGTCCCATCAACACACCTGTGCTCCCATGCACTCCAGAATTTTACCTCTCACACTGCCAGCAG TCTTACAAAATGAGCTCGTCCCCTCGTGGCTTTGCCTTGGTGATCAGtaatgtgacctttgacccttgtTCTGCTCCTGACCTTGACCCCAGGAAGGGAGGTGAAGTTGATGATGAGGTCCTCAGGAAGGTTCTCACAGAACTGGACTACTTGGTTACTGTGCACAGAGACCTCACTGCTCAG GGCATGAAGACATGTATTGAGAGCTTTAGCAGACAGCCAGACCACCGGACCATGGACAGCTCTGTGGTCTGTCTGCTCTCACACGGAGTGGAAGGAGCTGTGTATGGCACAGATGGACAACTTCTGCAG CTGGACTGGGTGTTTGAAGCCTTTGACAATGCACACTGTCCACTTCTGCAAAACaagccaaaaatgtttttcatccagGCCTGCAGAGGAG AGGAGATGGACTGTGGAGTAGAACAGATAGATGGACCAGCAAGGACCTCATCACCGAGCTGTGAACAGCACGATGCTGGGAGGGAGGGACCAGGAGATGGAGAATCGAGACATAGAACGGACATGGGAAGGCCTAGGATTAAACTTCCTCAGCGTTCTGACATGATCTGTGGCTTTGCATCTCTCAAAGGTCAGAGAATTT GCACGGCAGCCATGCGAAATACAAAGAGAGGATCCTGGTTCATCCAGGATCTTAACGCAGCGCTCCGGCTTCATGCCAGGGACACACATGTTGCAGACCTCCTGGTGCAG GTCAACAGGCATATCAAGGAGCGAGAGGGTTACGCTCCAGGGACTGCCCACCATCGTTGCAAAGAGATGTCAGAGTTCACCAGCTCATTGTGCAAAGACCTCTACCTGTTCCCAAAGTACCAGCCCCAGTATTGA
- the rap1gapl gene encoding rap1 GTPase-activating protein 2 isoform X2 has protein sequence MEREKRNDSSFSRKRSFTFGAYEGVDRFPCADETRPESAEDSLLDILGSPAGQSKPFLSASSNQRDTELFEIIEKLQGSRINEQRCEFPLPLKSQLLTIGGELPLILPSKLGGYWIDPPLERVADVSPTSSHFGFGPESYDIMERDGEAKIYHEFFRLRYHHSFIAVDPSLGPLVLSVCLEEDENKLRVILRMKECSLHGVFSLSLFPNIPSAVELAKMLCDRVTLSKFEVVSYLKAPELITAFDEHRVSPNFKFGILYQKEGQFTEEEILSNSDESEEFKEFLSILGETIQLQGFAGFRGGLDVCHGQTGTEAVFTSFHGREIMFHVATKLPFTEGDPQQLQRKRHIGNDIVALVYQEGKTPFLSDVIKSHFLHCFLVVRRIQRAEDTGAAAYQVSVTAREDVPCFGPVLPDPPVFKDCSLLREFLLTKLINAEISCYKAERFSKLELRTRSSLLESLQAELSTRSQCMMGDQSLSALPSSDGARGVSEGSGGFIENFKRAIRVRSHSFETLVVPRKTGGSGSQKPKTEKNGESDKCPGALSLSDSLGPAELTNQTSPQEET, from the exons atggagagagaaaagaggaatgACAGTTCCTTCTCCAGGAAGAGAAGTTTTACTTTTGGGGCGTATGAAGG TGTGGACAGATTCCCATGTGCGGATGAAACGAG ACCTGAATCTGCAGAGGACAGCCTACTGGACATCCTAGGCTCTCCTGCCGGTCAGAGCAAGCCTTTCCTCTCTGCTAGCAGCAATCAGAGG GACACAGAGCTGTTTGAAATCATTGAAAAGCTGCAG GGCAGCAGAATCAATGAGCAGCGATGTGAATTCCCCCTGCCTCTAAAG TCTCAACTTTTAACAATAGGTGGAGAACTGCCACTCATCCTACCTTCGAAGTTGGGGGGCTACTGGATAGACCCCCCACTGGAGAGGGTTGCAGATGTGAGTCCCACCTCTTCCCACTTTGGCTTTGGTCCAGAGAGCTATGACATCAtggaaagagatggagaggcCAAAATCTACCACGAGTTCTTCCGCTTGCGA TACCATCACTCTTTCATAGCGGTGGATCCATCTTTAGGTCCTCTggttctctctgtctgtttggaGGAAGACGAGAATAAGCTGCGGGTGATATTAAG AATGAAGGAGTGCTCCCTGCATGGAGTTTTCTCCTTGTCTCTTTTCCCCAACATCCCATCTGCTGTTGAATTAGCAAAG aTGCTATGTGATAGAGTAACCCTCTCAAAGTTTGAAGTGGTCAGCTACCTGAAG GCTCCAGAACTTATAACTGCATTTGATGAGCACAGAGTGTCTCCAAATTTTAAGTTTGGCATTTTGTATCAAAAGGAAGGTCAG TTCACAGAGGAAGAGATACTAAGCAACAGTGATGAAAGTGAAGAGTTCAAAGAATTCCTGTCAATTCTGGGAGAGACGATACAACTGCAGGGCTTTGCCGG CTTCAGGGGAGGACTGGATGTGTGTCATGGTCAGACTGGCACCGAAGCCGTCTTCACTTCCTTTCATGGGAGAGAAATCATGTTCCACGTTGCAACAAAGCTGCCTTTCACAGAGGGAGACCCACAGCAG ttacaaagaaaaagacacattgGTAATGACATTGTAGCTTTGGTCTATCAGGAGGGCAAAACTCCTTTTCTGTCTGATGTTATCAAGTCTCACTTCTTGCACTGTTTCCTGGTGGTCCGGAGAATTCAGAGGGCGGAGGATACAGGAGCAGCTGCATACCAG GTGTCTGTCACAGCCAGAGAGGATGTTCCTTGTTTTGGTCCAGTTCTCCCAGACCCTCCGGTCTTCAAAGAT TGTTCTCTGCTAAGAGAATTCCTTCTAACTAAACTCATCAATGCAGAGATTTCCTGCTATAAGGCTGAGCGATTCAGCAAACTAGAG CTCCGCACTCGTTCATCGCTTCTAGAGAGTCTGCAGGCCGAACTCTCCACCCGTTCGCAGTGTATGATGGGGGATCAATCACTTTCTGCTCTCCCTTCCTCTGATGGGGCACGTGGGGTGTCTGAAGGGAGTGGAGGATTCATTGAAAACTTTAAG AGGGCCATCCGAGTGCGGAGCCACTCATTTGAGACACTAGTAGTACCCAGGAAGACTGGTGGCAGTGGATCACAGAAGCCAAAA acagagaaaaatggagagag tgaCAAATGTCCAGgagctctgtctctttctgacagtttgggACCAGCTGAACTCACAAACCAAACAAGTCCACAAGAAGAGACTTAA
- the rap1gapl gene encoding rap1 GTPase-activating protein 2 isoform X1 codes for MEREKRNDSSFSRKRSFTFGAYEGVDRFPCADETRPESAEDSLLDILGSPAGQSKPFLSASSNQRDTELFEIIEKLQGSRINEQRCEFPLPLKSQLLTIGGELPLILPSKLGGYWIDPPLERVADVSPTSSHFGFGPESYDIMERDGEAKIYHEFFRLRYHHSFIAVDPSLGPLVLSVCLEEDENKLRVILRMKECSLHGVFSLSLFPNIPSAVELAKMLCDRVTLSKFEVVSYLKAPELITAFDEHRVSPNFKFGILYQKEGQFTEEEILSNSDESEEFKEFLSILGETIQLQGFAGFRGGLDVCHGQTGTEAVFTSFHGREIMFHVATKLPFTEGDPQQLQRKRHIGNDIVALVYQEGKTPFLSDVIKSHFLHCFLVVRRIQRAEDTGAAAYQVSVTAREDVPCFGPVLPDPPVFKDVGTNSECSLLREFLLTKLINAEISCYKAERFSKLELRTRSSLLESLQAELSTRSQCMMGDQSLSALPSSDGARGVSEGSGGFIENFKRAIRVRSHSFETLVVPRKTGGSGSQKPKTEKNGESDKCPGALSLSDSLGPAELTNQTSPQEET; via the exons atggagagagaaaagaggaatgACAGTTCCTTCTCCAGGAAGAGAAGTTTTACTTTTGGGGCGTATGAAGG TGTGGACAGATTCCCATGTGCGGATGAAACGAG ACCTGAATCTGCAGAGGACAGCCTACTGGACATCCTAGGCTCTCCTGCCGGTCAGAGCAAGCCTTTCCTCTCTGCTAGCAGCAATCAGAGG GACACAGAGCTGTTTGAAATCATTGAAAAGCTGCAG GGCAGCAGAATCAATGAGCAGCGATGTGAATTCCCCCTGCCTCTAAAG TCTCAACTTTTAACAATAGGTGGAGAACTGCCACTCATCCTACCTTCGAAGTTGGGGGGCTACTGGATAGACCCCCCACTGGAGAGGGTTGCAGATGTGAGTCCCACCTCTTCCCACTTTGGCTTTGGTCCAGAGAGCTATGACATCAtggaaagagatggagaggcCAAAATCTACCACGAGTTCTTCCGCTTGCGA TACCATCACTCTTTCATAGCGGTGGATCCATCTTTAGGTCCTCTggttctctctgtctgtttggaGGAAGACGAGAATAAGCTGCGGGTGATATTAAG AATGAAGGAGTGCTCCCTGCATGGAGTTTTCTCCTTGTCTCTTTTCCCCAACATCCCATCTGCTGTTGAATTAGCAAAG aTGCTATGTGATAGAGTAACCCTCTCAAAGTTTGAAGTGGTCAGCTACCTGAAG GCTCCAGAACTTATAACTGCATTTGATGAGCACAGAGTGTCTCCAAATTTTAAGTTTGGCATTTTGTATCAAAAGGAAGGTCAG TTCACAGAGGAAGAGATACTAAGCAACAGTGATGAAAGTGAAGAGTTCAAAGAATTCCTGTCAATTCTGGGAGAGACGATACAACTGCAGGGCTTTGCCGG CTTCAGGGGAGGACTGGATGTGTGTCATGGTCAGACTGGCACCGAAGCCGTCTTCACTTCCTTTCATGGGAGAGAAATCATGTTCCACGTTGCAACAAAGCTGCCTTTCACAGAGGGAGACCCACAGCAG ttacaaagaaaaagacacattgGTAATGACATTGTAGCTTTGGTCTATCAGGAGGGCAAAACTCCTTTTCTGTCTGATGTTATCAAGTCTCACTTCTTGCACTGTTTCCTGGTGGTCCGGAGAATTCAGAGGGCGGAGGATACAGGAGCAGCTGCATACCAG GTGTCTGTCACAGCCAGAGAGGATGTTCCTTGTTTTGGTCCAGTTCTCCCAGACCCTCCGGTCTTCAAAGATGTAGGGACCAATAGTGAG TGTTCTCTGCTAAGAGAATTCCTTCTAACTAAACTCATCAATGCAGAGATTTCCTGCTATAAGGCTGAGCGATTCAGCAAACTAGAG CTCCGCACTCGTTCATCGCTTCTAGAGAGTCTGCAGGCCGAACTCTCCACCCGTTCGCAGTGTATGATGGGGGATCAATCACTTTCTGCTCTCCCTTCCTCTGATGGGGCACGTGGGGTGTCTGAAGGGAGTGGAGGATTCATTGAAAACTTTAAG AGGGCCATCCGAGTGCGGAGCCACTCATTTGAGACACTAGTAGTACCCAGGAAGACTGGTGGCAGTGGATCACAGAAGCCAAAA acagagaaaaatggagagag tgaCAAATGTCCAGgagctctgtctctttctgacagtttgggACCAGCTGAACTCACAAACCAAACAAGTCCACAAGAAGAGACTTAA
- the rap1gapl gene encoding rap1 GTPase-activating protein 2 isoform X3 — protein MEREKRNDSSFSRKRSFTFGAYEGVDRFPCADETRPESAEDSLLDILGSPAGQSKPFLSASSNQRDTELFEIIEKLQGSRINEQRCEFPLPLKSQLLTIGGELPLILPSKLGGYWIDPPLERVADVSPTSSHFGFGPESYDIMERDGEAKIYHEFFRLRYHHSFIAVDPSLGPLVLSVCLEEDENKLRVILRMKECSLHGVFSLSLFPNIPSAVELAKMLCDRVTLSKFEVVSYLKAPELITAFDEHRVSPNFKFGILYQKEGQFTEEEILSNSDESEEFKEFLSILGETIQLQGFAGFRGGLDVCHGQTGTEAVFTSFHGREIMFHVATKLPFTEGDPQQLQRKRHIGNDIVALVYQEGKTPFLSDVIKSHFLHCFLVVRRIQRAEDTGAAAYQVSVTAREDVPCFGPVLPDPPVFKDLRTRSSLLESLQAELSTRSQCMMGDQSLSALPSSDGARGVSEGSGGFIENFKRAIRVRSHSFETLVVPRKTGGSGSQKPKTEKNGESDKCPGALSLSDSLGPAELTNQTSPQEET, from the exons atggagagagaaaagaggaatgACAGTTCCTTCTCCAGGAAGAGAAGTTTTACTTTTGGGGCGTATGAAGG TGTGGACAGATTCCCATGTGCGGATGAAACGAG ACCTGAATCTGCAGAGGACAGCCTACTGGACATCCTAGGCTCTCCTGCCGGTCAGAGCAAGCCTTTCCTCTCTGCTAGCAGCAATCAGAGG GACACAGAGCTGTTTGAAATCATTGAAAAGCTGCAG GGCAGCAGAATCAATGAGCAGCGATGTGAATTCCCCCTGCCTCTAAAG TCTCAACTTTTAACAATAGGTGGAGAACTGCCACTCATCCTACCTTCGAAGTTGGGGGGCTACTGGATAGACCCCCCACTGGAGAGGGTTGCAGATGTGAGTCCCACCTCTTCCCACTTTGGCTTTGGTCCAGAGAGCTATGACATCAtggaaagagatggagaggcCAAAATCTACCACGAGTTCTTCCGCTTGCGA TACCATCACTCTTTCATAGCGGTGGATCCATCTTTAGGTCCTCTggttctctctgtctgtttggaGGAAGACGAGAATAAGCTGCGGGTGATATTAAG AATGAAGGAGTGCTCCCTGCATGGAGTTTTCTCCTTGTCTCTTTTCCCCAACATCCCATCTGCTGTTGAATTAGCAAAG aTGCTATGTGATAGAGTAACCCTCTCAAAGTTTGAAGTGGTCAGCTACCTGAAG GCTCCAGAACTTATAACTGCATTTGATGAGCACAGAGTGTCTCCAAATTTTAAGTTTGGCATTTTGTATCAAAAGGAAGGTCAG TTCACAGAGGAAGAGATACTAAGCAACAGTGATGAAAGTGAAGAGTTCAAAGAATTCCTGTCAATTCTGGGAGAGACGATACAACTGCAGGGCTTTGCCGG CTTCAGGGGAGGACTGGATGTGTGTCATGGTCAGACTGGCACCGAAGCCGTCTTCACTTCCTTTCATGGGAGAGAAATCATGTTCCACGTTGCAACAAAGCTGCCTTTCACAGAGGGAGACCCACAGCAG ttacaaagaaaaagacacattgGTAATGACATTGTAGCTTTGGTCTATCAGGAGGGCAAAACTCCTTTTCTGTCTGATGTTATCAAGTCTCACTTCTTGCACTGTTTCCTGGTGGTCCGGAGAATTCAGAGGGCGGAGGATACAGGAGCAGCTGCATACCAG GTGTCTGTCACAGCCAGAGAGGATGTTCCTTGTTTTGGTCCAGTTCTCCCAGACCCTCCGGTCTTCAAAGAT CTCCGCACTCGTTCATCGCTTCTAGAGAGTCTGCAGGCCGAACTCTCCACCCGTTCGCAGTGTATGATGGGGGATCAATCACTTTCTGCTCTCCCTTCCTCTGATGGGGCACGTGGGGTGTCTGAAGGGAGTGGAGGATTCATTGAAAACTTTAAG AGGGCCATCCGAGTGCGGAGCCACTCATTTGAGACACTAGTAGTACCCAGGAAGACTGGTGGCAGTGGATCACAGAAGCCAAAA acagagaaaaatggagagag tgaCAAATGTCCAGgagctctgtctctttctgacagtttgggACCAGCTGAACTCACAAACCAAACAAGTCCACAAGAAGAGACTTAA